Proteins from a single region of Esox lucius isolate fEsoLuc1 chromosome 13, fEsoLuc1.pri, whole genome shotgun sequence:
- the LOC105014122 gene encoding UDP-glucuronosyltransferase 2C1-like gives MNPTTLVTNTVLLFSLTAVYGGNVLVVPLDGSHWVNMKVLIEELHSRGHNITVIRPSTNWYIKEKSPHYSCITIPLSGGGIDEKFFSSFVTRLLQIQREGRGFWSRMSLEIEIGKQFYGLHKDLVEMMTTMFEDAELMRSFRTANYDLVLTDPAIGAGVFLAHRLGLPLVFNVRWTVQGESHFAIAPSPLSYVPVPGSLLTDRMTFYERVKNIFFFLFSRIQISFVVDANYIPFVRRYFGPDVHYMSLFQEADIWLMRNDFTFEFPRPTMPNVVYMGGFQCKPSKPLPQDMEDFVQSSGDHGVIIMSLGTLVGQLPEDIAEEIAAAFAQLPQRVVWRHTGKRPTSLGNNTLLVNWLPQNDLLGHPKTRAFVAHGGTNGVQEAIYHGVPIVGLPLVFDQPDNLNRMRAKGVAKIVDIASMNRDIFLETVKAVLYEPSYRENMQKLSRLHRDQPMKPLDRAMFWIEFVMRNKGAAHLRTESYKMSWFTYHSVDVIATLLAMLLLIILVSILAFRLLWRKVLCSRKVKYE, from the coding sequence ATGAATCCAACAACACTGGTCACAAACACTGTGCTGCTCTTCTCTCTGACCGCCGTCTATGGGGGAAATGTGCTGGTCGTCCCATTGGATGGAAGCCACTGGGTGAACATGAAAGTCCTCATTGAAGAACTGCACTCCAGAGGCCATAACATCACAGTGATTCGTCCATCTACCAACTGGTACATCAAGGAGAAGTCCCCTCACTACTCTTGTATCACCATCCCACTATCTGGTGGTGGAATTGACGAGAAGTTCTTTAGTTCCTTTGTGACCAGACTACTGCAGATccaaagagagggaagaggtttcTGGTCACGTATGAGTCTGGAGATTGAAATAGGTAAGCAGTTCTATGGGTTACACAAGGATTTGGTTGAGATGATGACTACGATGTTTGAAGATGCAGAACTCATGCGATCGTTTCGCACTGCAAACTATGACCTGGTTTTGACTGATCCTGCCATTGGTGCAGGAGTGTTTCTCGCTCACCGCCTAGGTCTTCCTCTTGTCTTCAATGTCCGGTGGACAGTCCAGGGAGAGAGTCACTTTGCCATTGCGCCCTCACCTCTCTCATATGTCCCAGTGCCAGGATCACTGCTTACAGACAGAATGACTTTTTATGAGAGagtcaaaaatattttcttttttcttttttcaaggaTTCAAATCTCATTTGTCGTAGACGCTAACTACATTCCATTTGTACGTCGTTACTTTGGCCCTGATGTTCACTACATGTCATTGTTCCAGGAAGCAGACATCTGGCTCATGAGAAATGACTTTACCTTTGAGTTTCCACGTCCTACCATGCCAAATGTGGTCTACATGGGTGGCTTCCAGTGTAAGCCCTCCAAACCACTTCCCCAGGACATGGAGGACTTTGTCCAGAGCTCTGGGGACCATGGTGTCATTATAATGTCACTGGGGACCTTGGTGGGACAACTACCTGAGGACATTGCTGAGGAAATTGCAGCTGCGTTCGCCCAACTGCCACAGAGGGTCGTCTGGAGGCACACTGGGAAGAGACCCACCTCCCTCGGCAATAACACCTTACTAGTGAACTGGCTTCCCCAGAACGACCTCCTTGGACACCCTAAGACCCGAGCCTTTGTAGCCCACGGTGGCACCAATGGGGTCCAGGAGGCCATCTACCATGGTGTCCCCATAGTGGGCCTCCCGTTGGTCTTTGACCAGCCAGATAACCTCAACAGGATGAGGGCTAAGGGAGTAGCTAAGATAGTGGATATCGCCTCCATGAACAGAGACATTTTCCTGGAGACAGTGAAGGCTGTTCTCTATGAGCCCTCTTACAGGGAGAACATGCAGAAACTGTCCAGACTACACAGGGACCAGCCCATGAAGCCATTGGACCGTGCCATGTTCTGGATCGAGTTCGTCATGAGGAACAAAGGAGCGGCACATCTGAGGACAGAGTCCTACAAGATGTCTTGGTTCACCTACCACTCTGTTGATGTCATAGCTACGTTACTGGCAATGTTGTTGCTCATCATTTTGGTTAGCATTTTAGCTTTTAGGCTTTTGTGGCGGAAGGTGTTGTGTAGCAGGAaagtaaaatatgaataa